From the Betaproteobacteria bacterium genome, the window CTACAGTGTTTTCGGGGTGCTCTTCGTCTCGGGCGCGCTATGGGTCTTGTTCCATTACTTCGTGAAGATCGAGGGCGAGTTCGGCCCCACCATACATCCTCTCGAACCTTGGTGGCTCAAGATCCACGGCGCCGCCGTCATGGTGTTCTTGTTCTTGCTCGGAACCTTGTTGCTGAGCCACATGGAAACAGCGTGGTGCATCGGCCGCAACATTCCCACGGGCGTCGCATTCGTGAGTTTCAACTTGATCCTGGTGGTGAGCGGCTATATGCTCTACTACTTCGGAGGAGAGACGGCGCGCCCCATTATCAGCCTCGTGCATTGGGTGCTGGGCATGGCGGCTCCCGTCATCATCGGCGTCCACGTGTGGCGCGGGCGTGCCGAACGCCCAGGTAACCTGCGCAAGAAACTGCATTGGCGCAAACCCGCGGTGCCGCCCAAGCGGCCGCATTAGAAGTATCGCCGCGTCACCCACTCGGCCACTAGGCAAGGTTTGCCGCTGCCTTCGCGCTCGACGCCCACTCCCCAGATCAATTGCACTCCGCCCGGGATATCCTCAAGCTTGTCCAAACGGAAACGCGCGCGAATGCGCGCCCCCACGGGCACGGGATCGGTGAAGCGCAGCCGGTTGAAGCCGTAGTTCACCCCCATCTTGGTGCCCGTGAACTCCAGGCAATCCCCCAGGAATTTGCTCAGTAACGACATGGTCAAGAAGCCGTGAGCGATGGGCGCTTTGAATGGCGATTCGCGCTGGGCACGCTGCGCGTCCACATGAATCCACTGATGATCGCCCGTGGCTTCGGCGAACTGGTCAATGCGCGCTTGCGTCATTTCCAACCATTCACTGAGCACGATCTCCTCGCCCACGCGGGCGCGCAAATCGCCGGTGCCATTTATTGTTATCTTAGCCATGCTCGTCAGTCCCCGTGGAAAGCGTGGGATTATACGAAGTGGAATGTCTTGTCCGTTACCCGGGGAAAAATAAGATGACGCAACAAATCTCGATAGTGGGGCTCGGCCGCATGGGCGCGAACATGGCGCGGCGCTTGGCGCGCGGCGGTGTCTCGGTACACGCCTTCGATGTGAGTCCCGTGGCGCGAGGTGCCCTCGAAGGCGAAGCCAGGATCAAACTCTTCGATGATCACGCTTCGCTGCTTGCTTCCCTATCGCGGCCTCGAATCATCTGGATGATGCTGCCTGCCGGCCAGATCAGCGATGACACCCTGGCCGCCCTCGTGGCTCAACTCGCCCCCGGAGATCTGGTGGTCGACGGCGCCAACGCCAATTACCGAGATTCCCAGCGCCATGCCGCCCAATTGGCCGAGCACGGAATCGGCTTCATGGACGCCGGCGTATCGGGTGGCATCTGGGGATTGAAGGAAGGTTACGCCCTCATGCTGGGCGGCAGCCAGGAGGCCTTCGTCCGCCTGGAGCCCTTCGTGCGAATACTGGCGCCCGGGCCTGATCGCGGATGGCTGCATTGCGGACCCGTGGGCGCGGGGCACTTCGTGAAAATGGTCCACAACGGTATCGAGTACGGAATGATGCAAGCCTTCGCCGAAGGTTTTGCCCTGATGCGTGCCAAGACCGAGATGAACCTCGACATTGCCGCCATTTCGGAAATGTGGCGCCACGGCAGCGTGGTGCGCTCCTGGTTGCTGGATCTCACGGCGGAGTTTCTCCAGCGCGACACCGCCCTGGAGCAAATCAAGCCGGTAGTAGCCGATTCCGGCGAAGGACGCTGGACCGCCGTGGAAGCCATCGAGCTGGGCGTGCCTACGCCGGTGATGAGCCTCGCCCTCATGGCGCGTTTCGCCAGCCAGGGGAAGGACGACTACGGCTCCAAACTGCTGGCCATGATGCGGGCGGGTTTTGGCGGGCACGCCGTACAAGCCCAAGGCGGCGACGGCAAGACATGATCGTGGTCATCATGGGGGTATCAGGCTGCGGCAAGACCGCGGTTGGCCAGTTCTACGCGGATTCCCAGGGCTGGAAGTTCCTGGACGCGGACAACTACCACTCCTCGGAAAACATCGCCAAGATGGGCGTGGGAACTCCCCTCCAGGACGAAGACCGCTGGCCTTGGCTGGATCGCTTGAACGCCCTGCTGAAGGAAATTTCATCCCAGGGCGGGAGCTGCGTGCTCGCATGCTCGGCGTTGAAGCAGCGCTACAGGGATCGCATCGCCCAAGGAATTCCCAGCCTGCGCCATCCGCGTTCGATCGTCAACAGGGGCCCCCGCCCTCCTGGCCGCCATCTTCCCCTACTTGAACCGCCCCGCGATCGAGCTCGATTCCCGCACCAGCATCGCCGAATCGGAGGTAACGGCAATCATCTTAGCACCCAGCCCTATCCATTTCTTCGCCCCCGCCTCCTCGAAGTACAAGATCCCCGGTGCCTTGCCGGTTTTCTTGGTTCGGGTGATTACGTCCGCGATGGCCGATTGGACCTCGGGGTGGCCTGGGTTGCCTAGCTGGCCCAGATCGCACGCGAAGTCCTGCGGCCCGACGAACAAACCGTCGATTCCGTCCACGGCGGCGATCTTTTCGATGTTGTTCCAGCCCTGCCGGGTCTCGATCTGCACGATGACGCAGATCTCCTCGTGAGCATGGTGCAGATAATCCTTCACGCGCCCGTAGCGGCTGGACCGCGAACCCGTGGACACACCTCGCATCCCATGGGGCGGATAGCGCACTGAAGCCACTGCCCGGCGCGCTTCCTCCTCGTTCTGAACGTATGGAATGAGCAGGCTTTGCACACCCCCATCGAGCAGCCGCTTGATGGTCACCATGTCGTTCCACGGGCAGCGCACGATGGGACTTGCCGCGTAGGCGGATACGGCCAGCAATTGGCTTTGGACCTGAGGAAGATCGTTAGGGGCGTGCTCCATGTCGATCAACACCCAATCGAACCCCGCCGCCGCGCAAATTTCCGCCGCGATCACATTACCCAGGCTCAGCCAACAGCCAATCTGCACCTTTCCCGCGCGCAGATTGCGTTTGAGATGGTTGATGGGGTGTTCCATGGTGCCCTCCTGTTGCGGCGGGGAACGAATAAACAAAAAAGGCCTGGATTGCTCCAAGCCTCGTTGTGGCGCGCCCGGAGAGATTCGAACTCCCGACCCCTTGGTTCGTAGCCAAGTACTCTATCCAACTGAGCTACGGGCGCAGCGGGCGCGGATTGTAGCAGAGCCGATCAGGGCAAGTCGAAGCCTCCGGAGCAAATTACCTAAAGGGAGCTGCAAGCGTAGGCTTCGAGCCCGGCATGACATGCTAACCTAGCCTAATCGAGTGCAATGAATGAGCCGTCCATGAACTCTTCCTTGCTTTGGGTGGGCACCGGGCTGATCCTCATCGTGGCCGAATTGGTCACGGGCACTTTCTATCTGCTCGTGCTGGGATTGGCCTGCATGGCAGGTGCGGCGGCCAGCTTCGTGGGGTTGGGAGCAGAGATCCAGACGATTCTCGCCGCCCTGGTCGCGGTACTCGGGGCGCTTTGGGTTCGAAGACATAATCAGTCCAAGGAACAACCCAAAATGCCCTCATTGGATCTGGGCCAGGCAGTGCGCTGGGAGAGTTGGGTCAGCGAAGCCGACCGGCTGGCGCGCGTAAGTTATCGCGGCGCTTCATGGGACGCTAAGATCGAGGGGGAGTTTTCCGGCACCCCGCAAGAGGTGTTCTACATCACGGAAATTTCCGGTAACCAGCTCACTGTATCCAAGGCGAAACGCTGATGGCCGCGCAAAATCTTCCGCCCGCGAGGACCCAGCTCAACCCGCCAGCCAGGGCCAACCCACCCCCAATCAAGAAACAGGAGATGAGCATGTTTCCCAAGCTAGTGATCATCGTCTTTCTCTCTGCGGTGATCTTTTTCTTTGCGGACACACGGCCCTACTTTCTGCCTTTCCTGATCGTTGCCTTGGCGGTGGCCTTCATCGTCGAGGGTGTGCGGATCGTGCCGCAACAAAACGCCTGGGTGGTGGAGCGCTTTGGCAGGTTTCATCAAGCGCTCGAACCCGGGCTGCGCATCATCGTCCCCTTCATCGACCGCGTGGCTTACCGCCATTCGCTGAAGGAAGTGCCCTTCGACGTTCCCGAGCAAGTGTGCATCACCAAGGACAACACCCAGCTTTCCGTGGATGGGGTGCTCTATTTCCAGATCACGGATCCCAAGCTCGCGAGCTACGGCACTTCGGACTTCATCATGGCCATCACCCAGCTTGCGCAAACCACGATGCGCTCGGAAGTGGGACGCATGGAATTGGACCGCACGTTGGAAAGCCGCGAGGACATCAACAAACGCATCGTCAGCGTGCTAGACGAGGCCGGCCGCTCCTGGGGCGTGAAAGTCCTACGTTATGAAGTGAAGAATCTGACACCCCCGGAATCCATACTGCGCGCGATGCAGCAGCAGATCACGGCGGAGCGGGAGAAACGCGCCCTCATCGCCAAATCCGAGGGCCAGAAACAAGAAGAGATCAACTTGACCGAAGGCGAGAAGCAATCGGCGATATTGAAGTCCGAGGGCGCGAAAACCGCCGCCATCAACAAGGCTCAAGGCGACGCCATGGCGGTGCAACTCATGGCGGAAGCCACCGCCAACGCGGTGCGCGTGGTAGCCAATGCGCTGGGCGACAAGGGCGGCATGGATGCGGCTAATTTGAAAGTGGCCGAGCTATACATCAACGCCTTCTCGCATTTCGCCAAGACCAACAACACGCTGATCGTACCCAGCAACCTATCGGATATTTCCTCCGTGGTGGCCTCGGCCATGACGATATTGGACCGCACGAAATCGCCGCCAGCCACTGCTGCGTAGTGTCCCTTTCCGCGATGGGGGAAGGTTGGGATCACCCTTCGACAAGCTCAGGGCGAACGGCTAAGCACAGCATTGGGGTTACTCCTCCCTCCTCCCGCCTCCCTTAAGGTTTTATCTTCCACACTGGCTTCAAATACTTCGGCACCGCTGTCCCCTCTAACAACCGCGGACAGGGCACTGCTTGCGATGCTGTCACGGACAACGGCACCACCCCCGCCCACACCGGCCATGCGTAATCCTCCTCGTCGTCGCCAGGGTCGCCCGTGCGAATCTTCGCCGAACCTTCCTCGATGAGCATGTGGAGAACGGTGGTGGCCTTGAGTTCCTTCTTCGTCACTGGCCGCAGTTCTTTCCAGCGGCCTGGAAACAATTTCTCGGTGAAAATTTCCAGAACCCGCGACTTCTCGTCTTCCGCTTCCACTTTCTCGGCCACGCCGAATAGCATCACCGAGCGGTAGTTGATGGAGTGATTGAAGGCCGAGCGCGCCATCACCAAACCATCCACATGGGTGACGGTAAAGCACACATCGATACTCTTCGATTGTTCGCGCAACATGCGGCTAGCACTCGACCCATGCCAGTACACGTGCTCGCCTTCGCGC encodes:
- a CDS encoding DUF4405 domain-containing protein → MRLSFRHQAWIYSVFGVLFVSGALWVLFHYFVKIEGEFGPTIHPLEPWWLKIHGAAVMVFLFLLGTLLLSHMETAWCIGRNIPTGVAFVSFNLILVVSGYMLYYFGGETARPIISLVHWVLGMAAPVIIGVHVWRGRAERPGNLRKKLHWRKPAVPPKRPH
- a CDS encoding MaoC family dehydratase, with product MAKITINGTGDLRARVGEEIVLSEWLEMTQARIDQFAEATGDHQWIHVDAQRAQRESPFKAPIAHGFLTMSLLSKFLGDCLEFTGTKMGVNYGFNRLRFTDPVPVGARIRARFRLDKLEDIPGGVQLIWGVGVEREGSGKPCLVAEWVTRRYF
- the gnd gene encoding decarboxylating 6-phosphogluconate dehydrogenase: MTQQISIVGLGRMGANMARRLARGGVSVHAFDVSPVARGALEGEARIKLFDDHASLLASLSRPRIIWMMLPAGQISDDTLAALVAQLAPGDLVVDGANANYRDSQRHAAQLAEHGIGFMDAGVSGGIWGLKEGYALMLGGSQEAFVRLEPFVRILAPGPDRGWLHCGPVGAGHFVKMVHNGIEYGMMQAFAEGFALMRAKTEMNLDIAAISEMWRHGSVVRSWLLDLTAEFLQRDTALEQIKPVVADSGEGRWTAVEAIELGVPTPVMSLALMARFASQGKDDYGSKLLAMMRAGFGGHAVQAQGGDGKT
- a CDS encoding NfeD family protein, with the translated sequence MNEPSMNSSLLWVGTGLILIVAELVTGTFYLLVLGLACMAGAAASFVGLGAEIQTILAALVAVLGALWVRRHNQSKEQPKMPSLDLGQAVRWESWVSEADRLARVSYRGASWDAKIEGEFSGTPQEVFYITEISGNQLTVSKAKR
- a CDS encoding SPFH/Band 7/PHB domain protein; this encodes MFPKLVIIVFLSAVIFFFADTRPYFLPFLIVALAVAFIVEGVRIVPQQNAWVVERFGRFHQALEPGLRIIVPFIDRVAYRHSLKEVPFDVPEQVCITKDNTQLSVDGVLYFQITDPKLASYGTSDFIMAITQLAQTTMRSEVGRMELDRTLESREDINKRIVSVLDEAGRSWGVKVLRYEVKNLTPPESILRAMQQQITAEREKRALIAKSEGQKQEEINLTEGEKQSAILKSEGAKTAAINKAQGDAMAVQLMAEATANAVRVVANALGDKGGMDAANLKVAELYINAFSHFAKTNNTLIVPSNLSDISSVVASAMTILDRTKSPPATAA
- a CDS encoding pyridoxamine 5'-phosphate oxidase family protein, encoding MPDIKKTSRSRVKRKHYRGNYDFDTVAAILDAGFICHAGYNIEGKPYVTPTSYWREGEHVYWHGSSASRMLREQSKSIDVCFTVTHVDGLVMARSAFNHSINYRSVMLFGVAEKVEAEDEKSRVLEIFTEKLFPGRWKELRPVTKKELKATTVLHMLIEEGSAKIRTGDPGDDEEDYAWPVWAGVVPLSVTASQAVPCPRLLEGTAVPKYLKPVWKIKP